In Cryptomeria japonica chromosome 10, Sugi_1.0, whole genome shotgun sequence, a genomic segment contains:
- the LOC131030686 gene encoding 18.1 kDa class I heat shock protein-like, translating to MAQRNNGQGRRGGVVTDPFNLDVWDPLEITPNMWDLTLPTAHLWDLIFPIHISVDWLETDQAHIFKANIPGLKKEDVKVEVEKEQRIMRISGEFKKNEVDINDKWHHLERPRGTFSRHFRLPENAMLDQVMANMMKGVMTLTIPKAAESKPNVMSIDISEN from the exons ATGGCACAGCGTAATAATGGTCAGGGTAGGAGAGGTGGGGTTGTGACGGATCCATTCAACCTTGATGTATGGGATCCACTGGAAATCACACCCAACATGTGGGACCTCACACTCCCAACTGCTCATCTGTGGGACCTCATATTCCCCATTCATATTTCTGTGGATTGGCTCGAAACTGATCAAGCTCACATCTTCAAAGCTAATATACCTG GTTTGAAAAAAGAGGATGTTAAAGTTGAAGTGGAAAAAGAGCAACGTATTATGCGCATAAGTGGAGAGTTTAAAAAGAATGAGGTGGACATAAATGACAAGTGGCATCATTTGGAGAGGCCACGTGGCACTTTCTCTCGTCACTTCCGCCTGCCAGAGAATGCCATGTTGGATCAAGTGATGGCCAACATGATGAAAGGAGTGATGACTCTGACAATTCCAAAGGCTGCTGAGAGTAAGCCTAATGTCATGTCAATTGACATATCTGAAAATTAA